The window GCCCAATATCTTGTCTACCAGACATTCGGACGAATATCTGTTAAGTGGGCATAAAAAACGAAAAGGCCGTTCACAGAACCCATACCCCGGGTTTGCGGCCATCAGGGGGGCTCCTTATGAGTATAAACCCTCGGCTCAACATTTTTGATTCTCCCTCTCATTACAGAAAGGTATGGCGACTGTTCCTGATGAGTTTCACAAAGAATTTGATAAAAAAGGAGATACTTTCTTTGAGATTGCTGAGCTGCTTTATACCCAACCTGACCGGGAATTCACACAGGATAAACTTGCAGAAAAAGTTGGCCGATCTAACACGACCATCAGCAAACATACCAGTATGATGGAAAAAGAAGATTGGATTAACCGTCAAGATAATCAGACCACATTCACTTGGAATGTGGAGACACATAACCCGGCCAGGACTGAAGGAGTCGCAGCTGTCAAAATGTTTTATATGGACTTTTTGGATTTATTGAAGAAACACTCAAATACAGTTCCGGGTTCCTTTGCGATAGTTGGGTTTGCGCTGATTCTCACGGCAATTGTCATGTTCGCGTTTTTTGTAGGACTCTCGTTAAAAACGTCGGTGAGTTCAGGCGTTCCGAACGGAGTATATTTTGCAATCGCTGTCGGTTCATTCCTGACCGGTGTTATTGTCACGTCACTTTCACCGTTGCAGGCTCATTTGACTCAATTAGTACTGCGCTATTTCCCAAAGAGTCTGTTGCGAAAATAGGGTCTGTTGCAACCCTCTTTCGGTGATAGGTTTGAACAGTTGTGCTGAATAGAGAGCGCGAACGTGGCACAGACTGAGAGACGATCTGCGATGGTAGTGTTCGCTAAGTACAGGTGAACGATATCGATGACTGTTTGGTATCACGCCCCGCTTTCCCGAACACCTGTACTGTGACCAGAAAGGACTTATAAAAGCACACAAGTGAAGTGGTATGAGATTTCGGCGAGTGTCAGTTTTCTCAGCACTTGTAATCCTCCTCCTGTTAATTTGCGTTTTTCACGCGGGAGTACTCGTTCTTAACCCCTATCATTCAAATGAACCGAGGTATGAGGTTGCTCATAACTCGACCGACGCTTTCAACCAAACTAACCAGGACTATATTGATTGGGCCAGTCCAACTTCTGTGAGCGAACTCTCTGGTG of the Natronosalvus vescus genome contains:
- a CDS encoding MarR family transcriptional regulator is translated as MATVPDEFHKEFDKKGDTFFEIAELLYTQPDREFTQDKLAEKVGRSNTTISKHTSMMEKEDWINRQDNQTTFTWNVETHNPARTEGVAAVKMFYMDFLDLLKKHSNTVPGSFAIVGFALILTAIVMFAFFVGLSLKTSVSSGVPNGVYFAIAVGSFLTGVIVTSLSPLQAHLTQLVLRYFPKSLLRK